CATTGTTAGCAATCTGTTCCTGGTGTTCGTTCGTATAGGAGCGATGAGAAAAAGCAAGGTTCAAAAGACCATGGCTTCTGAACCTTATACCGGCCTTTTTTTCAAAGCATAAAAGCTCTTTCTTTCTTAAAAGACTACAGGGCATAGAATCTATGCCCTGTGATGTAGAAAAAAGTTTCACTGTTGGATTCGATTACTTACCAAGTTCTGCTTTAATGAAATCAAGCGCATCTGACACTTTTTCAAACTCTGTAGCTTTTTCATCGGGTACAGATACACCCATTTCAGAATCTATAGCATAAAGAAGTTCATATGTATCTAGACTGTCAGCTCCGAGATCTTCTCTAAATCTTGCGTCAAGAGTAATTTTATCCTCTTCAACTTCCAATTTTTCTGCAATAAGATTCTTCAGTTTTTCGAATAATTCATCCATCGTTAGACTCCTTAAAATTAAGCCATATCCTGAGGCTCAATAATCTGATTACCCTTGTAGAAACCACACTTAGGACAAACTCTGTGTCTAAGAACTTTATTTCCGCAGTTACTGCATGATACCATAGTCGGAACACCCATTCTCATGTTGATGGTTCGTCTTCTTTTGGATCGTGCCTTTGATGTTTTATATTTTGGTACTGCCATTTATAATCCTCTCCTGGCTGTTATTGACTGGAAGAATATAGTACGTCCTCTTTTTTTTGTCAAGGTATTCACTTATGTTAAAATAAATATGATATTCCATCCTATATATTGTTTTCAAAAATCTTTTCCCGAAGCAGTTTTTCTACATTAGATGGGATCATTTTAGTGACATCCGCACCAAGTTGAACTAACTCTTTGATGGAGGATGATCGAAGGACAATATATTTTCTATCTGTGGG
This is a stretch of genomic DNA from Oceanispirochaeta sp.. It encodes these proteins:
- the acpP gene encoding acyl carrier protein gives rise to the protein MDELFEKLKNLIAEKLEVEEDKITLDARFREDLGADSLDTYELLYAIDSEMGVSVPDEKATEFEKVSDALDFIKAELGK
- the rpmF gene encoding 50S ribosomal protein L32, which encodes MAVPKYKTSKARSKRRRTINMRMGVPTMVSCSNCGNKVLRHRVCPKCGFYKGNQIIEPQDMA